In Leishmania mexicana MHOM/GT/2001/U1103 complete genome, chromosome 22, a genomic segment contains:
- a CDS encoding putative kinesin → MTSKQTASSIEVAVRVRPIRGEIHESRSAWHVDATSLTEIAQPDCAFTFDRVYDIAATTAEVYEQNVRGNIVARVAQGYNGTVFAYGQTGSGKSYTMFGDTVARSPGLIRLAVHDLFEALGAEQQQKPYMHTEVFVSVLEIYNEQLRDLLRGGNASGSGANGAPSATSARGWASASSPSTTAALSASLPVLSIRENAYGVYVHNALRMQVASEQECIRIIYTHAASRMSAATAMNEHSSRSHCVIRISVERSHYIEDALSEADGEEDEDEDLSTQEEDDDDDGRASSTHTGLGRASNAGRRAARCAGTAARPKAAKHKKVISTLNMVDLAGSERVAKTGATGLRMVEGGHINKSLTTLATVIDRLASEASHPHTGGAASFIPYRDSRLTHLLKTAIGGNSFTVVLCCITPAIESADESRSTLQFASRAKRIKNKVCVNEVPNAQTRLRELEAALRHTRKLLVAQTLYLWSRQLQIHKYKAQLSHIGQTNLPLSEQTPAASGPPLRMNPQQQQSMIIAQLTAQNDALQEEVRDLKTRVELACEGGDRDGGGKVLPSAGAGAVAELAALRQSLDSTQQLLKEREATLEVTQASLNELDGLCRELEGENKAQADKIKALARRNSEAEELMRAVEEEHGALQQEVKLLRSQLQQSQTRLLEKHRGDDYLAELTTLHVAHQNLQYSYSQLKEKADREKVELMQCLTRLTESNNTLEDELDEAKDRGSLINSHLWRLLSATAQATQGKPLQIKDPAATVRDSQVMEAVRSLTNVAVMANRRGSDGAGAGEDVNELRSRIRVLEEQLVAKDAQRDVIVDVKLKRIQGLVLRLQRANIALVEEMRQCFHDNELLIEIAMKTSKTQKKVEKAGLTMRSLEAALNRARLAQPPHKPLYHN, encoded by the coding sequence ATGACTTCGAAGCAGACGGCGAGCTCGATCGAGGTGGCCGTCCGTGTCCGCCCCATCCGTGGAGAGATTCACGAGTCGAGGTCTGCCTGGCATGTCGACGCGACATCCCTCACTGAGATCGCCCAGCCCGATTGCGCCTTCACTTTTGATCGCGTCTATGATATcgctgcgacgacggcagaggTGTACGAGCAGAATGTGCGTGGAAACATCGTGGCGCGAGTGGCGCAAGGGTATAATGGCACTGTGTTTGCCTACGGCCAAACTGGGAGCGGCAAGTCGTACACCATGTTCGGCGACACCGTGGCCCGCTCGCCTGGGCTTATCCGCCTTGCCGTCCACGACCTCTTCGAGGCTCTCGGTGCGGAGCAGCAACAGAAGCCCTACATGCACACGGAGGTGTTTGTCTCTGTGTTGGAGATTTACaacgagcagctgcgcgacctGCTCCGAGGCGGCAACGCCAGCGGTAGCGGTGCCAACGGTGCACCATCCGCCACCTCTGCTCGCGGATGggcgtctgcgtcgtcgccatcgacCACAGCGGCGCTATCGgcatcgctgccggtgctCAGCATTCGTGAGAACGCGTACGGGGTGTACGTGCACAATGCCCTTCGCATGCAGGTCGCGTCGGAACAGGAATGTATCCGCATCATCTACACCCACGCGGCGTcgcggatgtcggcggcgacggcgatgaaCGAGCACTCCAGCCGCTCTCATTGCGTGATACGCATCTCGGTGGAGCGCTCGCACTACATCGAGGACGCTCTCTCCGAGGCTGAcggggaagaggacgaggatgaggacCTCTCTACGCaggaggaagacgacgacgatgacgggcgcgcctcgtccacgcaCACTGGTCTGGGCCGCGCAAGCAACGCGGGCCGTAGAGCGGCGCGCTGTGCCGGCACAGCGGCAAGGCCGAAGGCTGCGAAGCACAAGAAGGTCATCTCAACGCTGAACATGGTCGACCTGGCGGGCTCGGAGCGGGTGGCGAAGACGGGTGCGACGGGACTGCGGATGGTCGAGGGTGGCCATATCAACAAATCTCTCACAACCCTGGCCACCGTCATCGACCGCCTGGCAAGCGAGGCAAGCCATCCTCAcaccggcggtgctgcatccTTCATCCCCTACCGGGATTCGCGGCTCACCCATTTGCTGAAGACCGCCATCGGGGGCAACTCGTTCACAGTCGTGCTGTGCTGTATCACCCCTGCCATCGAGAGCGCTGACGAGTCGCGCAGCACCCTGCAATTCGCCTCTCGCGCCAAGCGCATCAAGAACAAGGTATGCGTGAACGAGGTGCCCAACGCGCAGACGCGCCTGCGGGAACTCGAGGCGGCACTGCGGCACACACGGAAGCTCCTCGTCGCCCAGACACTTTACCTGTGGAGTAGGCAGCTACAGATACACAAGTACAAGGCACAGCTGTCCCATATCGGGCAGACGAATTTGCCACTGAGCGAGCAGACGCCGGCCGCCTCTGGCCCACCTCTGCGGATGAAcccgcagcaacagcaatCCATGATTATTGCGCAGCTCACCGCACAAAATGATGcactgcaggaggaggtTCGGGATCTCAAAACCCGGGTCGAGCTCGCGTGCGAGGGTGGCGAtcgtgatggtggtgggAAGGTGTTGCccagcgctggcgctggcgccgttGCCGAGCTTGCCGCTTTGCGGCAGTCACTAGATTCCACTCAGCAGCTCTTGAAGGAGCGCGAGGCAACTCTGGAGGTGACGCAGGCGTCCCTCAACGAGCTAGACGGTCTTTGCCGGGAGCTGGAGGGGGAGAACAAGGCACAGGCGGACAAGATCAAGGCGCTTGCTCGGCGTAACAGCGAAGCCGAGGAGCTCATGCGCGCTGTCGAGGAAGAGCACGGggcactgcagcaggagGTGAAGCTGCTACGTTCGCAGCTTCAGCAAAGTCAGACGCGGCTGCTAGAGAAGCACCGCGGTGACGACTACCTCGCTGAGCTCACGACGTTGCACGTCGCGCATCAAAACCTGCAGTACTCATATAGCCAgctgaaggagaaggcggaccGCGAGAAGGTGGAGCTGATGCAGTGCTTGACCCGTCTAACCGAGAGCAACAATACTCTCGAAGACGAGCTCGACGAGGCCAAGGACCGCGGCAGCCTCATCAATTCGCACCTCTGGCGCCTGCTGAGCGCTACAGCACAGGCAACACAGGGAAAACCACTTCAGATCAAAGATCCAGCGGCTACCGTGCGCGATTCCCAGGTGATGGAGGCTGTGCGCTCTCTCACAAATGTTGCTGTGATGGCGAACcgcagaggcagcgacggcgccggggcTGGCGAGGACGTGAACGAACTTCGCAGTCGCATCCGCGTGCTCGAGGAGCAGCTTGTCGCGAAGGATGCACAGAGGGACGTGATCGTTGACGTGAAGTTGAAGCGCATTCAAGGActggtgctgcgccttcAGCGGGCCAACATTGCTCTCGTCGAGGAGATGCGGCAGTGCTTCCACGACAACGAGCTGCTCATCGAGATCGCCATGAAGACGTCCAAGACTCAGAAgaaggtggagaaggcggggCTGACGATGCGGTCGCTGGAGGCTGCGCTGAACCGGGCCCGCTTGGCACAGCCACCGCACAAGCCTCTTTACCACAACTGA
- a CDS encoding putative proteasome regulatory ATPase subunit 1 has protein sequence MSNEKGACQTKNTVRVKDNDKEEKEIIPLDKDDIALLNLYGSGPYHASIKELEEFVKSHVEELNKMGGMKESEMGLAPAVQWDLNSDQKVLERENPLHVGRCERILNKGQDDARYVISIRDHAKYVVTIGERVAPEDIEESMRVGIVMGYSKIQIEIPLPPRIDRSVSMMQVEDKPDVTYADVGGVKEQIERIREVVELPITHPEKYTQLGIDPPKGVLLYGPPGTGKTLLAKAVANRTDATFIRVIGSELVQRYIGEGARMIREIFQLARTKKACIIFFDEVDAVGGSRGSGDGDDEIQRTMLEMVNQMDGFDSRGNIKVIMATNRPDTLDPALTRPGRMDRKLEIGLPDLEGRTNILRIHSRSLSCEKDVRFELIARLCPNTTGADLRSVCTEAGMFAIRARRKTITEKDFLDSVNKVVKGQHKFSATAKYMVYN, from the coding sequence ATGTCGAACGAGAAGGGCGCGTGCCAGACCAAGAACACAGTCCGCGTGAAGGACAAcgacaaggaggagaaggagatcATCCCGCTGGACAAGGATGACATCGCGCTGCTGAACCTATACGGCTCCGGCCCCTACCACGCAAGCATCAAGGAGCTCGAGGAGTTTGTGAAGTCGCAcgtggaggagctgaacAAGATGGGCGGGATGAAGGAGAGTGAGATGGGTCTCGCGCCGGCTGTGCAGTGGGACCTGAACAGTGACCAGAAGGTGCTGGAGCGCGAAAATCCACTGCACGTTGGCCGCTGCGAGCGCATCCTCAACAAGGGCCAAGACGATGCCCGGTATGTGATTAGCATCCGCGACCACGCCAAGTACGTCGTCACCATCGGCGAGCGTGTCGCACCGGAAGATATCGAGGAGTCCATGCGCGTTGGCATTGTCATGGGCTACAGTAAGATCCAGATCGAGAtcccactgccgccgcgcatcGACCGATCCGTGTCGATGATGCAGGTAGAGGACAAGCCCGACGTGACCTACGCCGACGTTGGCGGTGTCAAGGAGCAGATTGAGCGCATTcgtgaggtggtggagctgccgaTAACGCACCCGGAGAAGTACACGCAGCTTGGCATTGATCCCCCAAAGGGTGTGCTGCTCTATGGCCCTCCCGGCACCGGCAAGACGCTGCTGGCCAAGGCGGTGGCAAACCGCACGGATGCCACGTTCATTCGTGTGATCGGCTCCGAACTAGTGCAACGGTACATTGGCGAAGGCGCTCGCATGATCCGTGAGATCTTCCAGCTGGCACGCACGAAGAAGGCGTGCATTATCTTCTTCGACGAGGTCGACGCCgttggcggcagccgcggcagcggtgacggcgatgaTGAGATTCAGCGCACCATGCTGGAGATGGTGAATCAGATGGACGGCTTTGACTCACGCGGCAACATCAAGGTAATCATGGCGACTAACCGTCCCGACACGCTAGACCCCGCCCTGACCCGGCCGGGGCGCATGGATCGCAAGCTCGAGATTGGTCTGCCGGACTTGGAGGGCCGCACAAACATCCTTCGTATccactcgcgctctctctcgtgcgAAAAGGACGTGCGGTTCGAGTTGATTGCCAGGCTGTGCCCAAACACCACCGGCGCTGATCTGCGGTCCGTTTGCACGGAGGCGGGCATGTTCGCCATCCGCGCCCGCCGCAAGACGATAACCGAGAAGGATTTCTTAGACTCGGTGAACAAGGTGGTGAAGGGCCAGCACAAGTTCAGCGCCACTGCCAAGTACATGGTCTACAACTAA